A genomic window from Astatotilapia calliptera chromosome 12, fAstCal1.2, whole genome shotgun sequence includes:
- the ercc6l2 gene encoding DNA excision repair protein ERCC-6-like 2 isoform X1 — MASTSAVGKAEWREGDSCLALHLRHGVLREATIQKLTSSSLNEDTAWVIFKDTNKDVGEDEQEAEAIPVSKLVRPGLRDFMHEKPWFPTSLIDPKLCVPLELSDADEDRVPYTINRYLRAYQQEGIRFIYNNYIRSRGCILGDDMGLGKTVQVIGFLAAVLHKTGTWEDIANNRPQFLQSQQSSEQSNPSKVFLIVAPLSVLYNWKDELDTWGHFQCVVVHGLRKEEELARIKKGRVEIALTTYETLRLCLDQFNKIDWSGVVVDEAHKIKNPDSQITQAMKELRCKVRIGLTGTILQNNLEELWCVMDWLPREGLWYCMRKSGVAEKTEVGTGHVRGQREPGEMAIPGCLGSLGHFKNKFSDPIEQGQRHSATKRALATGRKAVRALVRKISHWFFRRTKALIKEQLPKKDDRVVYCSMTEFQQTVYQAVLGSEDVTLLLRSSEKCDCHSRRTRRSCCYKTNSDGVHMKELYFSYLAILRKVANHVALLQSTPGTSKKQEKYVSAVCAKVFQKFPEFVHRCKNEAFEALSDPMYSGKMKVLQKLLKFYLQKRDKVLIFSLSTKLLDVMESYCMAVGLDFSRLDGSTKSKERVQIVRDFNSSSHINLCLVSTMAGGLGLNFVGANVVVLFDPTWNPANDLQAIDRAYRIGQCRDVTVLRLISLGTVEEVIYLRQIYKQQLHSSVVGKESSRRYFEAVRGHGDHKDELFGIKNLFRLQTQGTCLTRKILEREGQVEAGVMMSTHTGKDTEEETKGAGQAGGSSPTKVHVPNDKPVKENSDASNVSTGVLDFSSEEDEREQGVKRKASNLSTDDCNRSRSATTGPGRMSLQQHGFSKLFERVKEAPALEGQTSPEGEGSCFEEDPEEEKREDTSTSITGNVGVHLGTETRDTSCNSDRKLRDNGDNGRQDGDTGLKRQIREIITVDEDGNKNSKVEKNKVNKLKTTFRQKHKFGGYSDESEDFDLEAKSWSKKDTLYLHDGAEKGGGRTDCSKRRQSASERDKRRSKYTEDIETFSSSEEEHVSPHMERSRVKLQKLGQRPVTGTTEKEALMPKAVSFTTLKSQTTLASKEKNGTIDCMLGGVQEVVYTHSNQRIVGGSKAEELISRAAVRDVFERKMYSQLPANHLLGTQESLAESLPDSEPCHSTMRLQELSLDHPVTFTTKSVHHTKHNTFIFGETPKAIRRQQLEEMAEKFKFPTVHQFAVEILSKDSTQRLALLHQYYTSLNLPELADTVKNNFPQPVSAQASPLAANSEIKNPQKDASKATKNLTFTQKNFRTKPETSQKTPVPPKKARNSKGDTPKPRKKQRISQRNVLEPLSDVPSPESEEQDETHCSARGLKRTKGGSVSTSGAHIAGGGLGGDRVSSSGLGSGEASARLNCTDRDTPSSSDLSHGSSAMVSKPTARGKEQEQKSSLRISETLQREQRENSQPPSISTNRSYLTELIGDTSILDDLLKPKPKSTQHIPKTPPVAPVSTNLTTPSPSALTSHSDATLHTQTTHQVETTARASKGSRKDFWDILNEGNEESINRLTDLEEVQRVCITTNFAARTVSAEKDSKSLWKTNDKFLWKK; from the exons ATGGCTTCAACTTCTGCAGTTGGAAAAG CAGAATGGCGTGAAGGTGACAGTTGTCTGGCTCTACACCTAAGACATGGTGTCCTGAGAGAAGCCACTATCCAGAAACTGACCTCCAGCTCTCTTAATGAGGATACAGCATGGGTGATATTTAAAGACACTAATAAAGATGTGGGAGAGGACGAACAAGAGGCGGAAGCCATACCTGTCTCAAAACTTGTGAGACCTGGTTTGAGGGACTTCATGCATGAGAAACCTTGGTTTCCTACCAGCCTGATAGACCCCAAGTTATGTGTCCCGTTAGAGCTGAGTGATGCTGATGAAGACCGAGTTCCCTATACCATCAATAGATACCTTAGAGCTTACCAGCAGGAAGGTATCAGGTTCATTTACAATAACTACATCCGTTCCAGAGGTTGCATCCTGGGAGATGACATGGGCCTGGGAAAGACTGTACAG GTCATTGGTTTTCTGGCTGCTGTATTGCACAAAACAGGCACATGGGAGGACATTGCAAACAACAGGCCCCAGTTTCTGCAGAGTCAGCAGTCATCTGAGCAAAGTAATCCCAGCAAA GTGTTCCTTATTGTGGCCCCACTGTCAGTGCTTTATAACTGGAAAGATGAGCTGGACACATGGGGTCACTTCCAGTGTGTGGTGGTCCACGGActgaggaaagaggaggagttggcccGCATTAAGAAAGGGCGAGTTGAAATTGCCCTCACTACCTATGAAACTCTTCGTCTCTGCCTGGATCAGTTTAATAA GATTGACTGGTCTGGTGTGGTTGTGGATGAGGCCCACAAGATAAAAAATCCAGACTCTCAGATCACTCAGGCCATGAAGGAGCTAAGATGTAAG GTCAGAATTGGTCTCACTGGAACTATTTTAcagaacaacctggaggagctGTGGTGTGTCATGGATTG GCTGCCAAGAGAGGGACTGTGGTACTGCATGAGGAAATcaggagtggcagagaaaaCTGAGGTTGGTACAGGACATGTACGAGGACAGCGAGAACCTGGTGAAAT GGCTATACCAGGTTGTCTTGGTAGCTTAGGCCACTTCAAGAACAAATTTTCAGATCCAATTGAGCAAGGGCAGAGGCACAGCGCAACCAAACGCGCTCTCGCTACAGGGAGGAAGGCCGTCAGAGCCCTGGTGAGGAAGATTTCTCATTGGTTCTTCAGAAGGACTAAAGCTCTTATCAAAGAACAGCTGCCCAAGAAGGACGACCGG GTGGTATATTGCTCTATGACAGAGTTTCAGCAGACAGTGTATCAGGCAGTGCTCGGCAGTGAAGATGTGACATTACTCCTAAGGTCATCAGAAAAATGTGACTGTCACAGCAGACGCACCCGCAGAAGCTGCTGCTATAAA ACAAACTCTGATGGTGTTCATATGAAGGAGCTGTACTTTAGTTACCTGGCCATATTGAGAAAAGTTGCGAACCATGTAGCACTCCTTCAGTCTACTCCAGGCACCAGCAAGAAACAG GAAAAGTATGTGAGTGCTGTTTGTGCAAAGGTATTCCAGAAGTTTCCAGAATTTGTGCATAGATGCAAAAATGAAGCATTTGAAGCCTTGTCAGACCCAATGTACAGTGGAAAAATGAAG GTGCTGCAGAAGCTTCTCAAATTTTATCTACAAAAGAGAGATAAAGTgcttattttttctctctcaaccAAG CTATTAGATGTGATGGAGAGCTACTGCATGGCTGTGGGCCTGGACTTCAGCAGACTGGACGGATCCACCAAATCCAAAGAGCGAGTCCAGATCGTCAGAGACTTTAACAGCTCCTCTCACATCAACCTCTGCCTGGTTTCCACCAT GGCAGGTGGTCTTGGTCTTAACTTTGTTGGTGCTAATGTTGTGGTGCTGTTTGACCCCACCTGGAACCCAGCCAATGACCTTCAGGCTATTGACAG GGCATATCGCATTGGCCAATGCAGGGATGTGACTGTTCTTAGGCTGATCTCACTGGGGACTGTGGAAGAGGTCATATACCTACGACAAATTTACAAACAG CAATTGCACTCCTCTGTAGTTGGCAAAGAGAGCTCCCGGCGGTATTTCGAAGCAGTGCGGGGGCATGGTGACCATAAGGATGAACTGTTTGGGATCAAAAACCTATTTAGGCTGCAAACTCAAGGGACCTGTCTCACCCGCAAGATTTTAGAG AGAGAAGGGCAAGTGGAGGCTGGTGTTATGATGagtacacacacaggcaaagacACGGAGGAGGAGACAAAGGGAGCTGGC CAAGCTGGAGGTTCTTCACCTACAAAAGTCCATGTACCAAATGATAAACCAGTGAAGGAGAACAGCGATGCATCAAACGTCTCCACAGGGGTGCTGGACTTCAGCAGTGAAGAGGATGAGAGGGAGCAGGGGGTCAAGAGAAAGGCCTCAAACCTCAGTACAGATGATTGCAATAGGAGCAGGAGTGCTACAACAGGTCCTGGTCGAATGAGTCTCCAACAGCACGGTTTCTCCAAACTCTTTGAAAGAGTCAAAGAAGCACCAGCGCTAGAAGGACAAACGAGTCCAGAAGGTGAAGGAAGCTGCTTTGAGGAAGATcctgaggaggaaaaaagggaaGACACGTCGACCTCCATCACAGGAAATGTCGGTGTCCATTTGGGAACAGAAACCAGGGACACATCCTGCAATTCAGACAGAAAGTTAAGAGATAATGGAGATAATGGGAGACAAGACGGTGACACGGGTCTGAAACGGCAGATACGTGAAATAATTACTGTGGATGAAGATGGCAATAAAAACtctaaagtagaaaaaaataaagttaataaactcaaaactacATTTCGCCAAAAACACAAGTTTGGTGGTTACTCAGATGAATCTGAAGACTTCGACTTAGAGGCAAAGTCGTGGTCCAAAAAGGATACTTTATATTTACATGATGGAGCAGAGAAGGGGGGAGGAAGGACAGACTGCAGTAAAAGGAGGCAAAGTGCAAGTGAAAGGGATAAAAGAAGATCAAAATACACAGAAGATATAGAGACATTCTCATCTTCAGAGGAGGAACATGTAAGTCCACACATGGAGAGATCCAGAGTTAAATTGCAAAAACTTGGGCAAAGACCTGTGACGGGCACAACAGAGAAGGAAGCTTTGATGCCGAAGGCTGTTTCATTTACAACTTTGAAAAGTCAGACAACCCTGGCATCTAAAGAAAAGAATGGAACTATTGACTGCATGCTAG gaGGTGTACAGGAGGTGGTGTACACCCACTCTAACCAGCGCATTGTGGGTGGCAGCAAAGCAGAAGAGCTAATCAGTCGAGCTGCTGTACGGGACGTGTTTGAACGCAAAATGTACTCGCAGCTCCCGGCCAATCACCTTCTAGGAACCCAAGAG AGCTTGGCGGAGAGCTTGCCAGACAGTGAGCCGTGTCATTCCACTATGAGGCTGCAAGAGCTCAGTTTGGATCATCCAGTCACCTTTACCACCAAGAGTGTGCATCACACCAAACACAACACCTTCATCTTTGGCGAGACTCCCAAAGCCATACGCAG gcAACAGCTGGAGGAAATGGCAGAAAAATTCAAATTTCCCACAGTCCACCAGTTTGCTGTTGAAATTCTGAGCAAAGATTCAACCCAGAGGCTGGCCTTGCTTCACCAGTATTACACTTCACTGAACCTCCCTGAGTTGGCTGATACGGTCAAAAACAACTTCCCACAACCTGTTTCAGCACAAGCCTCCCCCTTAGCTGCTAACTCGGAGATCAAAAATCCACAAAAGGATGCTTCAAAAGCCACAAAAAATTTGACATTCACTCAAAAGAATTTCAGAACTAAACCTGAAACATCGCAAAAAACTCCTGTGCCACCAAAAAAGGCTAGAAACTCAAAAGGCGATACTCCAAAACCTCGCAAAAAGCAAAGAATATCACAAAGGAATGTGCTGGAACCTCTAAGTGATGTTCCAAGTCCTGAGTCAGAAGAGCAGGACGAGACGCACTGCAGTGCCAGAGGACTCAAGCGGACAAAGGGAGGTAGTGTTTCTACTTCTGGAGCCCACATAGCTGGTGGTGGTCTTGGCGGCGATCGAGTCAGCAGCAGTGGTCTTGGGTCTGGGGAGGCTTCTGCTCGCCTGAACTGCACAGACAGAGATACCCCTTCTTCTTCGGACCTCAGCCATGGCAGTTCCGCCATGGTATCCAAACCCACAGCACGAGGAAAAGAGCAGGAGCAGAAGTCATCTTTGAGGATAAGTGAAACTTTGCAGAGGGAGCAGAGAGAAAATTCTCAGCCCCCTTCCATCTCCACTAATCGCTCCTACCTAACAGAGCTGATAGGAGACACCTCGATCCTAGATGACTTACTAAAACCCAAACCCAAGAGTACTCAACACATCCCAAAAACACCACCCGTAGCACCTGTAAGCACCAATCTTACCACGCCTTCACCGTCCGCACTCACTTCCCACTCTGATGCAACCTTACACACCCAAACTACACACCAGGTCGAAACAACAGCACGGGCATCGAAGGGCAGTCGCAAAGACTTCTGGGACATCCTGAATGAGGGTAATGAGGAGAGTATCAATAGATTAACAGATTTAGAAGAAGTGCAGAGAGTTTGCATCACCACCAACTTTGCAGCTAGAACCGTGTCTGCGGAGAAGGACAGCAAGAGTCTCTGGAAAACTAATGACAAGTTCCTGtggaaaaaatag
- the ercc6l2 gene encoding DNA excision repair protein ERCC-6-like 2 isoform X2: MASTSAVGKAEWREGDSCLALHLRHGVLREATIQKLTSSSLNEDTAWVIFKDTNKDVGEDEQEAEAIPVSKLVRPGLRDFMHEKPWFPTSLIDPKLCVPLELSDADEDRVPYTINRYLRAYQQEGIRFIYNNYIRSRGCILGDDMGLGKTVQVIGFLAAVLHKTGTWEDIANNRPQFLQSQQSSEQSNPSKVFLIVAPLSVLYNWKDELDTWGHFQCVVVHGLRKEEELARIKKGRVEIALTTYETLRLCLDQFNKIDWSGVVVDEAHKIKNPDSQITQAMKELRCKVRIGLTGTILQNNLEELWCVMDWAIPGCLGSLGHFKNKFSDPIEQGQRHSATKRALATGRKAVRALVRKISHWFFRRTKALIKEQLPKKDDRVVYCSMTEFQQTVYQAVLGSEDVTLLLRSSEKCDCHSRRTRRSCCYKTNSDGVHMKELYFSYLAILRKVANHVALLQSTPGTSKKQEKYVSAVCAKVFQKFPEFVHRCKNEAFEALSDPMYSGKMKVLQKLLKFYLQKRDKVLIFSLSTKLLDVMESYCMAVGLDFSRLDGSTKSKERVQIVRDFNSSSHINLCLVSTMAGGLGLNFVGANVVVLFDPTWNPANDLQAIDRAYRIGQCRDVTVLRLISLGTVEEVIYLRQIYKQQLHSSVVGKESSRRYFEAVRGHGDHKDELFGIKNLFRLQTQGTCLTRKILEREGQVEAGVMMSTHTGKDTEEETKGAGQAGGSSPTKVHVPNDKPVKENSDASNVSTGVLDFSSEEDEREQGVKRKASNLSTDDCNRSRSATTGPGRMSLQQHGFSKLFERVKEAPALEGQTSPEGEGSCFEEDPEEEKREDTSTSITGNVGVHLGTETRDTSCNSDRKLRDNGDNGRQDGDTGLKRQIREIITVDEDGNKNSKVEKNKVNKLKTTFRQKHKFGGYSDESEDFDLEAKSWSKKDTLYLHDGAEKGGGRTDCSKRRQSASERDKRRSKYTEDIETFSSSEEEHVSPHMERSRVKLQKLGQRPVTGTTEKEALMPKAVSFTTLKSQTTLASKEKNGTIDCMLGGVQEVVYTHSNQRIVGGSKAEELISRAAVRDVFERKMYSQLPANHLLGTQESLAESLPDSEPCHSTMRLQELSLDHPVTFTTKSVHHTKHNTFIFGETPKAIRRQQLEEMAEKFKFPTVHQFAVEILSKDSTQRLALLHQYYTSLNLPELADTVKNNFPQPVSAQASPLAANSEIKNPQKDASKATKNLTFTQKNFRTKPETSQKTPVPPKKARNSKGDTPKPRKKQRISQRNVLEPLSDVPSPESEEQDETHCSARGLKRTKGGSVSTSGAHIAGGGLGGDRVSSSGLGSGEASARLNCTDRDTPSSSDLSHGSSAMVSKPTARGKEQEQKSSLRISETLQREQRENSQPPSISTNRSYLTELIGDTSILDDLLKPKPKSTQHIPKTPPVAPVSTNLTTPSPSALTSHSDATLHTQTTHQVETTARASKGSRKDFWDILNEGNEESINRLTDLEEVQRVCITTNFAARTVSAEKDSKSLWKTNDKFLWKK; this comes from the exons ATGGCTTCAACTTCTGCAGTTGGAAAAG CAGAATGGCGTGAAGGTGACAGTTGTCTGGCTCTACACCTAAGACATGGTGTCCTGAGAGAAGCCACTATCCAGAAACTGACCTCCAGCTCTCTTAATGAGGATACAGCATGGGTGATATTTAAAGACACTAATAAAGATGTGGGAGAGGACGAACAAGAGGCGGAAGCCATACCTGTCTCAAAACTTGTGAGACCTGGTTTGAGGGACTTCATGCATGAGAAACCTTGGTTTCCTACCAGCCTGATAGACCCCAAGTTATGTGTCCCGTTAGAGCTGAGTGATGCTGATGAAGACCGAGTTCCCTATACCATCAATAGATACCTTAGAGCTTACCAGCAGGAAGGTATCAGGTTCATTTACAATAACTACATCCGTTCCAGAGGTTGCATCCTGGGAGATGACATGGGCCTGGGAAAGACTGTACAG GTCATTGGTTTTCTGGCTGCTGTATTGCACAAAACAGGCACATGGGAGGACATTGCAAACAACAGGCCCCAGTTTCTGCAGAGTCAGCAGTCATCTGAGCAAAGTAATCCCAGCAAA GTGTTCCTTATTGTGGCCCCACTGTCAGTGCTTTATAACTGGAAAGATGAGCTGGACACATGGGGTCACTTCCAGTGTGTGGTGGTCCACGGActgaggaaagaggaggagttggcccGCATTAAGAAAGGGCGAGTTGAAATTGCCCTCACTACCTATGAAACTCTTCGTCTCTGCCTGGATCAGTTTAATAA GATTGACTGGTCTGGTGTGGTTGTGGATGAGGCCCACAAGATAAAAAATCCAGACTCTCAGATCACTCAGGCCATGAAGGAGCTAAGATGTAAG GTCAGAATTGGTCTCACTGGAACTATTTTAcagaacaacctggaggagctGTGGTGTGTCATGGATTG GGCTATACCAGGTTGTCTTGGTAGCTTAGGCCACTTCAAGAACAAATTTTCAGATCCAATTGAGCAAGGGCAGAGGCACAGCGCAACCAAACGCGCTCTCGCTACAGGGAGGAAGGCCGTCAGAGCCCTGGTGAGGAAGATTTCTCATTGGTTCTTCAGAAGGACTAAAGCTCTTATCAAAGAACAGCTGCCCAAGAAGGACGACCGG GTGGTATATTGCTCTATGACAGAGTTTCAGCAGACAGTGTATCAGGCAGTGCTCGGCAGTGAAGATGTGACATTACTCCTAAGGTCATCAGAAAAATGTGACTGTCACAGCAGACGCACCCGCAGAAGCTGCTGCTATAAA ACAAACTCTGATGGTGTTCATATGAAGGAGCTGTACTTTAGTTACCTGGCCATATTGAGAAAAGTTGCGAACCATGTAGCACTCCTTCAGTCTACTCCAGGCACCAGCAAGAAACAG GAAAAGTATGTGAGTGCTGTTTGTGCAAAGGTATTCCAGAAGTTTCCAGAATTTGTGCATAGATGCAAAAATGAAGCATTTGAAGCCTTGTCAGACCCAATGTACAGTGGAAAAATGAAG GTGCTGCAGAAGCTTCTCAAATTTTATCTACAAAAGAGAGATAAAGTgcttattttttctctctcaaccAAG CTATTAGATGTGATGGAGAGCTACTGCATGGCTGTGGGCCTGGACTTCAGCAGACTGGACGGATCCACCAAATCCAAAGAGCGAGTCCAGATCGTCAGAGACTTTAACAGCTCCTCTCACATCAACCTCTGCCTGGTTTCCACCAT GGCAGGTGGTCTTGGTCTTAACTTTGTTGGTGCTAATGTTGTGGTGCTGTTTGACCCCACCTGGAACCCAGCCAATGACCTTCAGGCTATTGACAG GGCATATCGCATTGGCCAATGCAGGGATGTGACTGTTCTTAGGCTGATCTCACTGGGGACTGTGGAAGAGGTCATATACCTACGACAAATTTACAAACAG CAATTGCACTCCTCTGTAGTTGGCAAAGAGAGCTCCCGGCGGTATTTCGAAGCAGTGCGGGGGCATGGTGACCATAAGGATGAACTGTTTGGGATCAAAAACCTATTTAGGCTGCAAACTCAAGGGACCTGTCTCACCCGCAAGATTTTAGAG AGAGAAGGGCAAGTGGAGGCTGGTGTTATGATGagtacacacacaggcaaagacACGGAGGAGGAGACAAAGGGAGCTGGC CAAGCTGGAGGTTCTTCACCTACAAAAGTCCATGTACCAAATGATAAACCAGTGAAGGAGAACAGCGATGCATCAAACGTCTCCACAGGGGTGCTGGACTTCAGCAGTGAAGAGGATGAGAGGGAGCAGGGGGTCAAGAGAAAGGCCTCAAACCTCAGTACAGATGATTGCAATAGGAGCAGGAGTGCTACAACAGGTCCTGGTCGAATGAGTCTCCAACAGCACGGTTTCTCCAAACTCTTTGAAAGAGTCAAAGAAGCACCAGCGCTAGAAGGACAAACGAGTCCAGAAGGTGAAGGAAGCTGCTTTGAGGAAGATcctgaggaggaaaaaagggaaGACACGTCGACCTCCATCACAGGAAATGTCGGTGTCCATTTGGGAACAGAAACCAGGGACACATCCTGCAATTCAGACAGAAAGTTAAGAGATAATGGAGATAATGGGAGACAAGACGGTGACACGGGTCTGAAACGGCAGATACGTGAAATAATTACTGTGGATGAAGATGGCAATAAAAACtctaaagtagaaaaaaataaagttaataaactcaaaactacATTTCGCCAAAAACACAAGTTTGGTGGTTACTCAGATGAATCTGAAGACTTCGACTTAGAGGCAAAGTCGTGGTCCAAAAAGGATACTTTATATTTACATGATGGAGCAGAGAAGGGGGGAGGAAGGACAGACTGCAGTAAAAGGAGGCAAAGTGCAAGTGAAAGGGATAAAAGAAGATCAAAATACACAGAAGATATAGAGACATTCTCATCTTCAGAGGAGGAACATGTAAGTCCACACATGGAGAGATCCAGAGTTAAATTGCAAAAACTTGGGCAAAGACCTGTGACGGGCACAACAGAGAAGGAAGCTTTGATGCCGAAGGCTGTTTCATTTACAACTTTGAAAAGTCAGACAACCCTGGCATCTAAAGAAAAGAATGGAACTATTGACTGCATGCTAG gaGGTGTACAGGAGGTGGTGTACACCCACTCTAACCAGCGCATTGTGGGTGGCAGCAAAGCAGAAGAGCTAATCAGTCGAGCTGCTGTACGGGACGTGTTTGAACGCAAAATGTACTCGCAGCTCCCGGCCAATCACCTTCTAGGAACCCAAGAG AGCTTGGCGGAGAGCTTGCCAGACAGTGAGCCGTGTCATTCCACTATGAGGCTGCAAGAGCTCAGTTTGGATCATCCAGTCACCTTTACCACCAAGAGTGTGCATCACACCAAACACAACACCTTCATCTTTGGCGAGACTCCCAAAGCCATACGCAG gcAACAGCTGGAGGAAATGGCAGAAAAATTCAAATTTCCCACAGTCCACCAGTTTGCTGTTGAAATTCTGAGCAAAGATTCAACCCAGAGGCTGGCCTTGCTTCACCAGTATTACACTTCACTGAACCTCCCTGAGTTGGCTGATACGGTCAAAAACAACTTCCCACAACCTGTTTCAGCACAAGCCTCCCCCTTAGCTGCTAACTCGGAGATCAAAAATCCACAAAAGGATGCTTCAAAAGCCACAAAAAATTTGACATTCACTCAAAAGAATTTCAGAACTAAACCTGAAACATCGCAAAAAACTCCTGTGCCACCAAAAAAGGCTAGAAACTCAAAAGGCGATACTCCAAAACCTCGCAAAAAGCAAAGAATATCACAAAGGAATGTGCTGGAACCTCTAAGTGATGTTCCAAGTCCTGAGTCAGAAGAGCAGGACGAGACGCACTGCAGTGCCAGAGGACTCAAGCGGACAAAGGGAGGTAGTGTTTCTACTTCTGGAGCCCACATAGCTGGTGGTGGTCTTGGCGGCGATCGAGTCAGCAGCAGTGGTCTTGGGTCTGGGGAGGCTTCTGCTCGCCTGAACTGCACAGACAGAGATACCCCTTCTTCTTCGGACCTCAGCCATGGCAGTTCCGCCATGGTATCCAAACCCACAGCACGAGGAAAAGAGCAGGAGCAGAAGTCATCTTTGAGGATAAGTGAAACTTTGCAGAGGGAGCAGAGAGAAAATTCTCAGCCCCCTTCCATCTCCACTAATCGCTCCTACCTAACAGAGCTGATAGGAGACACCTCGATCCTAGATGACTTACTAAAACCCAAACCCAAGAGTACTCAACACATCCCAAAAACACCACCCGTAGCACCTGTAAGCACCAATCTTACCACGCCTTCACCGTCCGCACTCACTTCCCACTCTGATGCAACCTTACACACCCAAACTACACACCAGGTCGAAACAACAGCACGGGCATCGAAGGGCAGTCGCAAAGACTTCTGGGACATCCTGAATGAGGGTAATGAGGAGAGTATCAATAGATTAACAGATTTAGAAGAAGTGCAGAGAGTTTGCATCACCACCAACTTTGCAGCTAGAACCGTGTCTGCGGAGAAGGACAGCAAGAGTCTCTGGAAAACTAATGACAAGTTCCTGtggaaaaaatag